A window of Diospyros lotus cultivar Yz01 chromosome 14, ASM1463336v1, whole genome shotgun sequence contains these coding sequences:
- the LOC127790502 gene encoding late embryogenesis abundant protein Dc3, giving the protein MASQEQRDRAAEAKGRAEEKARETEESMKQKAGEAKDKSQETGQAAKERTEEGKDRTGSYASEKAEEAKEKAGEMAEAAKETTRAGQEKTGGILQKTSEQMKSMAEGAKEAVKQTLGKGPGEKKDDSSAAARRD; this is encoded by the exons ATGGCATCTCAAGAGCAGCGTGACAGAGCCGCCGAAGCCAAAGGCCGTGCCGAG GAGAAGGCGAGGGAAACGGAGGAAAGCATGAAGCAGAAGGCGGGGGAGGCGAAGGACAAGAGCCAGGAGACGGGGCAGGCGGCGAAAGAGAGGACGGAGGAGGGGAAGGACCGGACGGGGAGCTACGCTTCGGAGAAGGCGGAGGAAGCGAAGGAGAAGGCCGGGGAGATGGCGGAGGCGGCCAAGGAGACCACCAGGGCCGGGCAGGAGAAGACCGGCGGCATCCTGCAGAAGACCAGCGAACAGATGAAGAGCATGGCGGAGGGGGCCAAGGAAGCCGTTAAGCAGACCCTTGGCAAGGGGCCGGGTGAGAAGAAGGATGACAGCTCCGCCGCCGCCAGAAGGGACTAG